Proteins found in one Brevibacillus brevis genomic segment:
- a CDS encoding GNAT family N-acetyltransferase: protein MKGSKLKSGQNVIIRSAELADAEALVAFIHCVSGETDNLSFGPQEWTVTPDEQKENIKRCLEAHNQLCLIAEVDGRIVGNMTFRGGIRSRTQHVGEFGISVLKEFWGSGVGRLLLESLLEWAKQSKVIRKINLKVRSDNDSAIHLYKKLGFKEMGTLTREFLIGDTFYDCLYMGIEID from the coding sequence ATGAAGGGATCCAAATTGAAGTCTGGGCAAAATGTCATCATTCGATCAGCGGAGCTGGCAGATGCTGAAGCCTTGGTTGCGTTCATACATTGCGTATCAGGAGAGACGGATAATTTGTCATTTGGACCGCAAGAATGGACAGTCACCCCTGATGAGCAAAAAGAAAACATCAAAAGATGTCTGGAAGCTCACAATCAACTTTGTTTGATTGCAGAGGTTGACGGGAGAATTGTAGGGAACATGACATTTCGAGGGGGTATCCGATCGCGGACGCAGCATGTAGGTGAATTTGGGATTAGCGTCTTGAAAGAATTTTGGGGATCAGGGGTTGGGAGACTTCTACTCGAATCCTTGCTGGAATGGGCCAAGCAATCAAAAGTCATACGAAAAATCAATCTGAAAGTCCGTTCAGACAACGATTCTGCTATTCATTTGTACAAAAAGCTGGGCTTCAAGGAAATGGGTACGTTGACGAGAGAATTTTTGATTGGGGATACATTCTACGATTGTCTCTACATGGGCATCGAAATAGACTGA
- a CDS encoding sensor histidine kinase, translated as MKRKVSTLFLNGTLRAKILTLFLCLIAIPLSLQGVITYSKFTASTELRTAEYTGQIVGQINRNLERNIREMKRLSLMPLYDPEVLSILKEIQTNTSATSFLSMEKREKMTLFISSLSYSRPEVKGIQIIAGNGMIFSNLDPSVMKSKGDLAEEGWYSRVIKEQGAAVIIPQHRPSYYLDASGERYMSVARLLREPYTKVPLGIMKIDMKMDMFDQILSDMPFTKDGSLIIVNEGNELFYEKRESEGSPGYRTLLQETPTINRGDANQKVIQGQPYLFVDHQSKETGLVVISLIPLDILLAESNSLRSFTMLIAAMFLLVAGGLAIYFSYSLSKPLVQLKEKMMQVKRGNFHERVPVASQDELGKLSEQFNQMVEEINRLVNEVYLSSLREREAELAALQSQINPHFIYNTLESINMMAIRSGNYDVSDMVASLGKLMRYTVAREDGQVTLTQELMSLESYVRIQKIRLGERLQVFMDVEESLSDQRIPKLLLQPLLENAIAHGIEHQEQGGTIWLTSLCQEGVMQISVRDNGKGMSEQTLSRLLASLRTPMQQHEMTGNAHNGTALRNISQRLTLLFGDEYGLTIVSRPDQGTEITMKIPLDFQKGESRHVQSIAGGR; from the coding sequence ATGAAAAGGAAAGTCTCGACGCTTTTTTTAAACGGAACACTGCGTGCGAAGATTCTCACGCTTTTTCTCTGCTTGATCGCAATCCCGTTGAGCTTGCAAGGGGTCATCACGTACAGCAAGTTTACGGCTTCAACGGAATTGAGAACGGCTGAATACACGGGGCAGATTGTGGGGCAGATCAACCGCAACCTGGAGCGCAATATACGGGAGATGAAGCGTTTATCACTCATGCCGCTCTACGATCCGGAAGTCCTGTCCATTTTAAAAGAAATTCAGACAAATACGTCGGCTACTTCTTTTCTCTCCATGGAAAAAAGGGAGAAGATGACGCTGTTTATCTCCAGTCTTTCCTATAGCCGACCGGAAGTAAAAGGTATTCAAATCATCGCGGGAAATGGCATGATTTTTTCCAATCTGGACCCCTCTGTCATGAAGAGCAAGGGAGATTTGGCGGAAGAGGGATGGTATTCGCGCGTGATCAAGGAACAGGGAGCAGCCGTCATTATTCCACAGCATCGACCCAGCTATTATTTGGATGCCTCTGGGGAGCGCTATATGTCAGTGGCTCGGTTATTGCGTGAGCCGTATACGAAAGTACCGCTTGGAATCATGAAAATCGATATGAAAATGGACATGTTTGACCAGATCTTGTCTGATATGCCTTTTACCAAGGATGGGAGCTTGATCATCGTCAACGAGGGAAACGAGCTGTTTTATGAAAAGAGGGAGAGCGAAGGCTCGCCGGGTTATCGTACTTTGCTGCAAGAAACCCCTACGATCAATCGTGGGGATGCGAATCAGAAGGTGATTCAGGGACAGCCATATCTCTTCGTGGATCATCAATCAAAAGAGACGGGGCTTGTGGTGATTAGTCTGATTCCGCTCGATATCCTGCTCGCAGAATCCAATAGCTTGCGCAGTTTTACGATGTTGATTGCGGCGATGTTTTTGCTCGTCGCTGGCGGACTTGCGATTTATTTTTCCTATTCACTCAGCAAGCCGCTCGTTCAGTTGAAAGAGAAAATGATGCAAGTAAAGCGGGGAAACTTCCATGAACGAGTTCCTGTCGCTTCCCAAGACGAGCTCGGGAAGCTGAGCGAGCAATTTAATCAGATGGTCGAGGAAATCAACCGCCTTGTCAATGAGGTGTATCTTAGCAGCTTGCGTGAGCGGGAGGCGGAGCTGGCGGCCTTGCAGAGTCAGATCAATCCGCATTTTATTTACAACACACTCGAATCGATCAATATGATGGCGATCCGCTCGGGTAATTACGATGTGTCCGATATGGTTGCTTCGCTCGGAAAACTCATGCGCTATACGGTCGCGCGAGAGGATGGGCAGGTTACGCTGACGCAAGAACTGATGTCGTTAGAATCCTACGTCCGTATTCAAAAGATTCGTCTGGGAGAGCGCCTTCAGGTGTTTATGGACGTAGAAGAGAGCCTGTCGGATCAGCGTATCCCGAAGCTGCTGCTACAGCCATTGCTTGAAAATGCGATTGCACACGGGATTGAGCATCAGGAACAGGGAGGGACGATATGGCTCACGTCGCTTTGTCAGGAGGGTGTGATGCAGATTAGTGTGAGAGACAATGGCAAGGGAATGTCCGAGCAAACTTTGAGTCGTCTGCTCGCAAGTCTGCGTACGCCTATGCAGCAGCATGAGATGACAGGAAACGCACACAATGGGACAGCCTTGCGAAACATTTCCCAGCGGCTGACCTTATTGTTCGGGGATGAGTATGGGCTAACGATTGTGAGCAGACCGGATCAGGGCACGGAAATTACGATGAAGATTCCACTCGATTTTCAGAAGGGAGAATCACGCCATGTACAAAGTATTGCTGGTGGAAGATGA
- a CDS encoding response regulator transcription factor, with protein sequence MYKVLLVEDERMIREGLRTLIEKGTSGFAVMAEAENGKDALQYLRTEMPDLVVTDIRMREVDGLALIGKIREMYEELPIVIISGYGDFHYAQKALKYKVSDYLLKPIDRVELVSTLAKIREVLDRKKKVREEQNTVDGSHREERQIIRKVKAFIHDHLDGDLRLQTLAECVHLNPIYLSQLFKTETGENVSDYITQVRMNRAKQLLHETSLKVYDIARLVGYQSAKHFMLVFKKEVGMTPGSYRDLVGSKDL encoded by the coding sequence ATGTACAAAGTATTGCTGGTGGAAGATGAACGAATGATTCGGGAAGGCTTGAGAACGTTAATTGAAAAAGGAACATCTGGTTTTGCCGTCATGGCAGAAGCGGAAAATGGAAAGGACGCCTTGCAATATCTGCGCACGGAAATGCCTGATTTGGTTGTGACAGATATCCGCATGCGGGAAGTGGATGGCTTGGCGCTGATCGGGAAAATTCGGGAGATGTACGAGGAGCTGCCCATTGTGATTATTAGTGGCTATGGTGATTTTCACTACGCACAGAAAGCATTGAAGTACAAAGTCTCCGACTACCTTTTGAAGCCTATTGATCGAGTAGAACTGGTGAGCACGCTCGCAAAAATCAGGGAGGTGCTGGATCGTAAAAAGAAAGTCCGGGAAGAACAAAACACCGTCGACGGCAGCCATAGAGAAGAAAGACAAATCATTCGCAAGGTAAAAGCATTCATTCACGATCATTTGGACGGCGATCTGAGACTCCAAACACTAGCGGAATGTGTTCATTTGAATCCGATTTATTTGAGTCAATTGTTCAAGACCGAGACGGGGGAAAATGTCTCTGACTACATCACGCAGGTGAGGATGAACCGTGCCAAGCAGCTTTTACACGAGACGAGCCTGAAGGTATATGATATCGCGCGCTTAGTGGGGTATCAGAGCGCGAAGCATTTCATGCTGGTATTTAAAAAGGAAGTCGGGATGACACCTGGGAGCTACCGAGATCTCGTCGGCAGTAAAGATCTTTAA